A region of uncultured Anaeromusa sp. DNA encodes the following proteins:
- the purH gene encoding bifunctional phosphoribosylaminoimidazolecarboxamide formyltransferase/IMP cyclohydrolase, whose product MKIRRALISVSDKSGVVEFAKELCQMGVEIVSTGGTMKTLRAAGLPVTYVSDITGFPEIMDGRVKTLNPYVHGGILAIRDNEAHVAAMKEHGITGIDLVAVNLYPFRQTIAKEGVTLEEAIENIDIGGPAMIRAAAKNFAYVTVVVNPERYQTVVEELRQSGEVSDKTRMRLSQEAYSHTGEYDACIARYLAQRLDGEDVFPVTLHGVWEKAQDLRYGENPHQAAAFYKERGAKSGLAAAQQLHGKELSFNNLVDLEAAYAVAADFPQPAAAIIKHTNPCGTGMGETLADAYRKAHSADPVSAFGGIVGLNREVDAETAGELSSIFLEAVIAPSYTKEALDILSQKKNIRLLAAPLPKQGRKEWDIKKVSGGLLLQETDTQELVESELKVVSKRQPTEAEWKQLRFAWTVVKHVKSNAIVVAADDKTLGVGAGQMNRVGSAAIALEQAGEAAKGAVLSSDAFFPFRDTIDTAAKSGITAIIQPGGSVRDEESIQAADEHGIAMVFTGMRHFKH is encoded by the coding sequence ATGAAAATTCGGCGCGCGTTAATTAGCGTTTCTGATAAAAGCGGCGTAGTGGAATTTGCCAAAGAGCTTTGCCAAATGGGCGTAGAAATCGTCTCTACTGGCGGCACGATGAAGACGTTGCGGGCAGCAGGGCTGCCTGTAACCTATGTAAGTGATATTACGGGATTTCCGGAAATCATGGACGGCCGTGTAAAAACATTGAATCCGTATGTGCATGGGGGTATTTTGGCTATTCGCGACAACGAAGCCCATGTAGCGGCTATGAAAGAGCATGGCATCACTGGTATTGATTTGGTGGCGGTGAATTTGTATCCCTTTCGCCAGACCATTGCCAAAGAAGGGGTAACCTTGGAAGAAGCCATCGAGAACATCGATATTGGTGGACCGGCTATGATTCGTGCGGCGGCGAAAAATTTCGCCTATGTAACAGTGGTAGTCAACCCCGAGCGGTACCAAACAGTAGTGGAAGAGCTGCGCCAAAGCGGCGAAGTGTCGGATAAAACACGGATGCGTCTTTCGCAGGAAGCGTACAGTCATACAGGCGAATACGATGCTTGCATTGCTCGCTACTTAGCGCAGCGTTTAGATGGCGAAGACGTTTTTCCTGTGACTTTGCATGGCGTATGGGAAAAAGCGCAGGACTTGCGTTACGGCGAGAACCCGCATCAAGCGGCCGCTTTCTACAAAGAAAGAGGCGCGAAAAGCGGCCTGGCAGCGGCACAGCAGCTGCACGGCAAAGAATTGTCCTTTAACAATCTGGTGGATTTGGAAGCGGCTTATGCAGTGGCGGCGGATTTTCCGCAGCCGGCAGCGGCTATTATCAAGCATACCAATCCCTGCGGCACCGGCATGGGGGAAACTCTGGCCGATGCGTACCGCAAAGCGCATAGCGCTGATCCGGTATCCGCTTTCGGCGGTATTGTCGGTTTAAACCGGGAAGTGGATGCGGAAACGGCCGGTGAGCTGAGCTCTATCTTTTTGGAAGCGGTGATTGCCCCTTCTTATACCAAGGAAGCGCTCGATATTTTGTCCCAGAAGAAGAATATCCGTCTTTTGGCGGCTCCGCTGCCCAAGCAGGGGCGTAAAGAATGGGATATTAAAAAAGTTTCCGGCGGCCTTTTATTGCAGGAAACAGATACTCAAGAACTCGTGGAAAGCGAACTGAAAGTTGTATCTAAGCGTCAGCCGACCGAAGCGGAATGGAAGCAACTGCGCTTTGCTTGGACGGTGGTAAAACACGTGAAGTCCAATGCCATTGTTGTAGCGGCGGATGATAAGACGCTGGGCGTTGGCGCCGGCCAGATGAATCGTGTTGGTTCAGCGGCCATTGCTTTGGAACAGGCTGGCGAAGCGGCTAAGGGAGCTGTTTTGTCTTCCGATGCTTTCTTCCCTTTCCGCGATACCATTGATACGGCGGCTAAATCTGGCATCACCGCCATCATTCAGCCTGGCGGATCTGTACGAGATGAGGAATCCATTCAGGCGGCCGACGAGCATGGCATTGCCATGGTCTTTACCGGCATGCGCCACTTCAAGCATTAA
- the purN gene encoding phosphoribosylglycinamide formyltransferase has translation MTAKKALGVLVSGRGSNLQAILDAIHAGRLPLAKVGVVISDNPEAKALLRVRGMGIPAVVLERKAFADRTAYETALADELERHQVDLVVLAGFMRILSSCFIQRFPGAIVNIHPSLLPAFPGLDAQGQALRYGVKVAGCTVHFVDEGMDSGPIILQEAVPVELGDTTQTLADRILHVEHRLYPRAIALFCEQRLEIEGRQVHIRSEK, from the coding sequence ATGACCGCTAAAAAGGCGTTGGGCGTACTTGTTTCCGGACGCGGCAGCAACCTGCAGGCTATTTTGGATGCCATCCATGCTGGCCGGTTGCCTTTGGCTAAGGTGGGGGTTGTCATCAGTGACAATCCGGAGGCTAAAGCATTGCTGCGTGTGCGCGGTATGGGCATACCGGCAGTGGTATTAGAGCGAAAAGCGTTTGCTGATCGGACTGCGTATGAAACTGCTCTGGCCGACGAACTAGAGCGGCATCAGGTGGATCTGGTAGTACTGGCTGGCTTTATGCGCATTTTGAGTTCTTGCTTCATTCAGCGCTTTCCCGGAGCTATCGTCAACATCCATCCTTCATTATTGCCTGCGTTTCCAGGCCTAGACGCCCAAGGGCAGGCGCTCCGTTACGGAGTTAAAGTGGCAGGTTGTACGGTTCATTTTGTAGACGAAGGCATGGATAGCGGCCCAATCATCTTGCAGGAAGCTGTGCCGGTTGAACTGGGGGATACAACCCAGACTTTGGCGGATCGCATTCTTCATGTGGAGCACCGGTTGTATCCGCGGGCGATTGCGTTGTTTTGCGAACAGCGGCTGGAGATTGAAGGACGACAGGTTCACATCCGAAGCGAAAAGTGA
- the purM gene encoding phosphoribosylformylglycinamidine cyclo-ligase — protein sequence MSEMKKNAPSLTYRDAGVDIDAGNEAVQRMKAHVRSTYRPEVLGDIGGFGGLFALNTGKYRQPVLVSGTDGVGTKLRLAFLMDKHDTIGQDAVAMCVNDILVQGAEPLFFLDYLAVAKVSPTQVADIVGGIARACKESGCALIGGETAEMAGFYGEGEYDIGGFAVGVVEKEEIITGETIQAGDVLLGLPSSGVHSNGYSLVRKICLDVQKLDLNTVVPELGRPLGEELLEPTRLYPKACLPLFGRFDLRGLVHITGGGFYDNIPRVLPEGTAVEVDIDAWPRPAIFSLLQEWGNVAWPEMYRTFNMGIGMLLVVPQDQAQAVIDDLAQRGEACYRIGSVVAGNGEVTLKGGEFDHDR from the coding sequence ATGTCTGAGATGAAGAAAAACGCGCCGTCCCTGACCTATCGCGACGCCGGCGTAGATATTGACGCCGGTAATGAGGCGGTGCAGCGGATGAAAGCGCATGTGCGCAGCACCTATCGGCCGGAAGTGCTTGGTGATATAGGCGGTTTTGGCGGTCTTTTCGCTTTAAATACGGGAAAATACCGGCAGCCTGTTTTGGTTTCGGGCACCGACGGCGTCGGCACTAAGCTGCGCCTGGCATTTCTGATGGACAAGCATGATACCATCGGCCAGGATGCGGTTGCCATGTGTGTAAATGACATTTTGGTGCAAGGGGCGGAACCGCTCTTTTTTCTCGACTATCTAGCGGTAGCTAAGGTCAGCCCCACCCAAGTGGCGGATATTGTCGGCGGCATTGCCAGGGCCTGCAAAGAGTCCGGTTGCGCCCTTATTGGCGGTGAAACTGCGGAAATGGCCGGTTTTTATGGTGAAGGCGAATATGATATCGGCGGCTTTGCTGTCGGTGTAGTGGAAAAAGAAGAGATCATTACCGGTGAAACTATTCAGGCCGGCGATGTGCTGTTGGGCTTGCCCTCGAGCGGTGTTCATTCCAATGGGTATTCGTTGGTGCGTAAAATTTGTTTGGATGTGCAAAAGCTGGATCTGAATACAGTAGTGCCGGAATTGGGACGACCGTTGGGAGAGGAGCTTTTGGAACCTACTCGTTTATATCCTAAGGCGTGTCTGCCTTTGTTCGGCCGTTTCGACTTGCGCGGCTTGGTGCATATCACTGGCGGTGGTTTTTACGACAACATTCCCCGCGTGTTGCCTGAAGGCACTGCGGTGGAAGTAGATATTGACGCTTGGCCGCGCCCAGCTATTTTTTCGCTTCTTCAAGAATGGGGTAATGTGGCTTGGCCGGAAATGTACCGGACTTTCAATATGGGTATCGGTATGCTTTTGGTAGTACCACAGGACCAGGCGCAAGCAGTGATAGACGATTTGGCGCAGCGCGGTGAAGCTTGCTATCGCATTGGTTCTGTCGTAGCTGGCAACGGTGAAGTGACTCTCAAAGGAGGCGAGTTCGACCATGACCGCTAA
- the purF gene encoding amidophosphoribosyltransferase has translation MIDVMDNDTLHEECGVFGIYSHTEDVTHCTYWGLYALQHRGQESAGIAVTDGAWMDVHRGMGLVGEVFRHQLPHMENQYISIGHVRYSTTGSSLLANTQPLMVRYAGGTIAMAHNGNLTNAGSLRKKLEEEGCIFQTSIDSEVIVNLIARSRKDNLEEKVMESLQDVDGAYCLVLMTEDKLLGVRDPNGFRPLCVGRLNDGYVIASESCALDTVGAEFVRDVKPGEMVVVDENGLHSFQFAKPKRQALCIFEYIYFARPDSVIDGQSVQQARFEMGRQLAREHGVKADVVISVPDSGTTAALGYSYESGIPFMEGLMKNRYIGRTFIQPEQKKRDMGVRLKLNAVRAAVTGKSVVMVDDSIVRGTTSGKIVHMLKEAGAKEVHMCVSSPPISCPCYYGIDTSARKELIAASKSVEEIREFIGADSLHYLTIEGLQGCVANVDASQMCYACFNNDYPTEIECEAEIATQKFIFEQKRR, from the coding sequence ATGATCGATGTGATGGACAACGATACTCTGCATGAAGAATGCGGTGTCTTCGGTATCTACTCCCATACGGAAGATGTGACGCATTGCACCTATTGGGGTTTGTATGCTTTGCAGCATCGGGGACAGGAAAGCGCTGGCATTGCCGTTACCGACGGTGCCTGGATGGATGTCCATCGCGGCATGGGGCTGGTGGGCGAAGTCTTTCGCCACCAGCTTCCTCATATGGAGAATCAATATATCTCCATTGGCCATGTGCGCTATTCGACAACTGGCTCCAGCCTTTTAGCCAATACACAACCGCTGATGGTGCGATACGCTGGCGGGACCATTGCCATGGCTCACAACGGTAATCTGACTAATGCCGGTTCGCTGCGCAAGAAGTTGGAAGAGGAAGGCTGTATTTTTCAAACGTCCATTGACAGCGAAGTGATTGTCAATTTAATTGCCCGTTCGCGCAAGGACAACTTGGAGGAAAAGGTTATGGAAAGCCTCCAAGATGTGGACGGTGCTTACTGCTTAGTGCTCATGACTGAAGATAAGCTCTTAGGCGTACGCGACCCGAACGGATTTCGGCCTCTTTGCGTGGGCCGTTTGAATGACGGTTATGTGATTGCTTCGGAGTCTTGTGCGCTGGATACGGTGGGAGCCGAGTTTGTCCGTGACGTAAAACCAGGGGAAATGGTAGTTGTGGATGAAAACGGTCTGCATTCGTTCCAATTTGCTAAACCGAAGCGGCAAGCGTTGTGCATTTTTGAATACATTTATTTTGCTCGCCCTGACAGTGTGATTGACGGCCAAAGCGTGCAACAGGCGCGTTTTGAAATGGGTCGCCAATTAGCCAGAGAGCATGGCGTCAAAGCGGACGTCGTCATTTCCGTGCCTGATTCGGGAACGACAGCCGCTTTGGGCTATAGTTACGAGTCGGGCATTCCTTTCATGGAAGGCCTGATGAAAAACCGCTATATTGGCAGGACGTTCATTCAACCGGAACAGAAGAAGAGAGATATGGGCGTACGCTTGAAGCTGAATGCCGTTCGGGCGGCTGTGACTGGAAAATCCGTTGTGATGGTGGATGACTCTATTGTACGCGGCACGACCAGTGGCAAAATCGTTCATATGCTTAAAGAAGCAGGCGCCAAAGAAGTGCATATGTGCGTAAGTTCACCGCCAATTTCTTGTCCTTGCTATTACGGCATTGATACTTCGGCTCGCAAGGAACTGATTGCTGCCAGCAAAAGCGTGGAGGAAATTCGCGAGTTTATTGGCGCTGATTCTTTGCATTATTTGACAATTGAAGGATTGCAAGGCTGTGTTGCTAATGTGGATGCCAGCCAAATGTGCTATGCTTGCTTTAATAATGACTATCCCACGGAGATCGAGTGCGAAGCGGAAATTGCAACCCAGAAATTTATTTTTGAGCAAAAGCGACGTTAA
- the purC gene encoding phosphoribosylaminoimidazolesuccinocarboxamide synthase — translation MEKKPLYEGKAKQMFATENPDELLVYYKDDATAFNGEKKGIITDKGVLNNKIATFFFELLGKAGIPHHLLKRLSDREMLVKKLTILPVEVVVRNIAAGSLAKRLGLAEGTKMAKTVLEFYYKDDELGDPMINDYHIAAMNLATPEQIQKVSEYALKTNEILSAYLKEKDLELIDFKLEFGLYKGEVILGDEISPDTCRFWDSKTGEKMDKDRFRRDLGNVEEAYKEVLYRLTGEK, via the coding sequence ATGGAAAAGAAACCTCTCTATGAAGGTAAAGCGAAACAAATGTTTGCTACGGAAAACCCGGATGAATTGCTTGTATATTATAAGGATGACGCCACTGCTTTCAATGGTGAGAAAAAAGGCATCATTACCGACAAGGGTGTTCTGAACAATAAGATTGCAACCTTCTTTTTTGAATTGCTCGGCAAAGCTGGCATTCCCCATCATCTTCTCAAACGCCTTAGTGATCGAGAAATGCTTGTAAAAAAACTGACCATTCTGCCTGTAGAGGTAGTTGTACGCAATATTGCCGCTGGCAGCCTGGCTAAACGCTTAGGCTTGGCGGAAGGAACTAAAATGGCTAAAACCGTGCTGGAGTTCTACTATAAAGATGACGAACTGGGCGATCCTATGATCAACGACTATCATATCGCCGCTATGAACCTGGCTACGCCGGAGCAGATTCAAAAGGTATCTGAGTATGCTCTGAAAACGAATGAAATTCTTTCGGCGTATTTGAAAGAAAAAGATCTAGAACTGATCGACTTTAAATTGGAGTTCGGCCTATATAAAGGGGAAGTCATTTTGGGGGATGAAATTTCTCCAGACACCTGCCGCTTTTGGGATAGCAAGACCGGTGAAAAAATGGATAAGGACCGTTTTCGCCGTGACTTGGGCAATGTGGAAGAAGCCTATAAAGAAGTATTGTATCGTTTGACAGGAGAGAAATAA
- the purE gene encoding 5-(carboxyamino)imidazole ribonucleotide mutase codes for MKVAIIMGSDSDWPRLEGAAKVLKSFGVECEVIVASAHRTPDVVHEFAAGAAERGVKVIIAAAGAAAHLPGVIASFTTLPVIGVPIAATPLAGFDALLSIVQMPSGIPVATMAVDGAKNAAIFAVQILAVGNENLAAKLKDYRKKMAEEVAAKADKVTKIWNEEAAKV; via the coding sequence ATGAAGGTTGCTATCATAATGGGAAGCGATTCCGACTGGCCTAGGCTGGAAGGAGCGGCCAAAGTACTCAAGTCTTTTGGTGTGGAATGTGAAGTCATTGTGGCTTCGGCGCATCGTACGCCGGATGTGGTTCATGAGTTTGCTGCCGGCGCTGCTGAGCGCGGCGTGAAAGTCATTATTGCCGCCGCCGGCGCAGCAGCCCATTTGCCTGGCGTGATTGCCAGCTTTACTACGCTGCCGGTAATTGGTGTGCCGATTGCGGCAACGCCCTTGGCTGGATTTGACGCTCTTTTGAGCATTGTGCAGATGCCTTCAGGAATTCCTGTAGCTACGATGGCTGTGGACGGCGCCAAGAATGCCGCGATTTTCGCTGTGCAAATACTGGCTGTAGGCAATGAAAATTTAGCCGCCAAGCTGAAGGATTACCGGAAGAAGATGGCTGAAGAAGTAGCCGCTAAGGCGGACAAAGTAACAAAAATTTGGAATGAAGAAGCCGCAAAGGTATAA
- a CDS encoding NCS2 family permease: protein MLEKLFALRERNTNVNTEITAGITTFMAMAYILFVNPSILGAAGMDKNAVLLATSIGAGLVTIMMGLFVNYPIAMAPGMGLNAFYAFTVIIGMGVPWQAALGAVFISGLIFILLTVTRVRQLLVEGMPMVLKQAITVGIGLFITVVGLKLSGIMSIRLSLIPPTMEKIVAAHGNGTPLSFETIIELGKLGSPDVFLALCGLFITAILMGRQVKGAILIGILLTSLAGIATGIVNIPAGFSPVSIPDFSRNAFFALDIMGALNMGLLTIIFTFTFVELFDAMGTMVGMATKAGLMDKTGRFPGMGKAMLTDAAGVSIGSLLGTSTITAFVESAAGVGVGGRTGLTAVVCGSLFLLSMFFTPLVGLIPSAATAPALIIVGALMMESVRNIDFTDFTEFFPAFMTIILMPFTYSIANGISAGLVLYPLLKLINGRAKEVHWIVYILAVLVVLRYMFLAE, encoded by the coding sequence ATGTTGGAAAAGCTATTTGCATTGCGTGAAAGAAACACCAATGTAAATACCGAAATCACCGCAGGGATTACTACGTTTATGGCCATGGCCTATATCCTGTTTGTCAATCCCAGCATTCTGGGCGCCGCAGGGATGGACAAAAACGCCGTCTTGCTGGCCACTTCTATTGGAGCCGGTCTGGTTACAATTATGATGGGCTTGTTTGTTAACTATCCGATCGCCATGGCTCCGGGAATGGGCTTGAATGCATTCTACGCTTTTACTGTTATCATCGGTATGGGTGTACCGTGGCAGGCCGCTTTAGGCGCTGTTTTTATTTCTGGCCTTATTTTTATCTTGTTGACGGTTACTAGAGTTCGCCAGTTGCTGGTGGAAGGCATGCCCATGGTCTTGAAACAGGCTATTACTGTAGGGATTGGCTTGTTTATCACCGTTGTTGGTTTGAAGCTTTCCGGTATTATGAGTATTCGCTTATCGCTCATTCCGCCGACGATGGAAAAGATCGTAGCGGCACATGGTAATGGCACGCCGCTATCTTTTGAAACTATTATTGAGCTGGGCAAGCTGGGCAGCCCAGATGTGTTTTTAGCGTTGTGCGGTCTTTTTATTACGGCAATTCTGATGGGGCGTCAAGTAAAGGGCGCTATTTTGATCGGCATTCTGCTGACTTCGCTTGCAGGCATTGCCACGGGCATTGTTAACATTCCCGCCGGTTTTTCGCCGGTTTCCATTCCGGATTTTAGCCGCAATGCTTTTTTCGCCTTGGACATTATGGGCGCTTTGAATATGGGCCTCTTAACCATTATTTTTACGTTTACTTTTGTGGAACTCTTCGACGCCATGGGTACCATGGTGGGGATGGCTACGAAAGCCGGCCTGATGGACAAAACGGGACGCTTTCCCGGCATGGGTAAAGCGATGCTTACTGATGCCGCTGGTGTCAGCATCGGTTCGCTTTTGGGAACCAGCACCATTACCGCTTTTGTAGAAAGCGCCGCTGGCGTTGGTGTTGGCGGTCGTACCGGTCTAACGGCTGTGGTCTGCGGCTCGCTGTTCTTGTTATCTATGTTCTTCACACCGTTGGTGGGGTTAATTCCCAGCGCGGCAACGGCTCCGGCCTTGATTATTGTCGGTGCCTTGATGATGGAGTCAGTGCGCAACATTGATTTCACTGATTTTACCGAGTTTTTTCCTGCCTTTATGACCATTATTCTGATGCCTTTCACGTATAGCATTGCCAACGGTATTTCCGCCGGTTTGGTGCTATATCCGCTCTTAAAGCTCATCAATGGACGTGCTAAAGAAGTGCATTGGATTGTTTATATTCTGGCGGTGCTGGTGGTGCTGCGCTATATGTTCCTTGCGGAATAG